CGACGCGTGCGCGCGCGCTCTACGTGCCGCTCAAGATCGACCGCGTGCACAATTACCACCATGCGACGCTGCACTCGCTGACCGAGCTGATCGCCGCCGCCGGCCTCGAACATCCGCAGCAGCTGCGCCCGATTCATTTCACCCAGCGTACCTCGACCACCGATGTGAGATCCTTCGCGCAGCTCTATCCGGCGCTGCGCCCGGGCGAGCTGCTCGAGGGTACGGAAGATCCGCGCTTCCGCGACGCCTGGCGGATGGCGCGCGCCGAGACGTTCCAGCCCGCGCTGTAGACGCGGCGCCGACCGTGGCGACAGCGGTCGGCGTCCAGCGTAAATTCATCGCGAGCGAGGTTGGTGCTTAAGGTTTAGTTCAACTTTGGGTATAGATTGTGCCCATGGACGAACGACGCGACAAAGCCAGACATCGCGTGCTGAAGGCCGGAACGATCGAGTTCGGCGGCGGCGCGACGACTGCACCGTCCGCAACCTGTCCGACACCGGCGCCGCCCTCGACGTCACCAGCCCGATCGGCATCCCCGACCATTTCACCCTGCTCGTCCAGGCCGACGGAAAGCATCTGTCCTGCACCGTGGTCTGGCGCAAGGATAAGCGGATCGGGGTGAGGTTCGGGTGAGGTTGCCCTGCGTGTGATGCGAGTTCGCGCCGCAAACTCAACTGTCGTCCCGGCCTAGTGCGCAATTGCGCACGGGGGCCGGGATCCATACCGCGTGATTTATCGGTCAAGCGTAGGTAGCAGTAGCGGGCAACTACCAGTCTTCGCCAAACCCAATGCTGTGGCTATGGGTCCCGGCCTTCGCCGGGACGACGAGTCGAGAGATCGAAGTCGCCACTCACGCCGCCGCCTGCTCGCCCTGCCTGCTCGCCAAAATCTTGTCGATCCTCCGTCCATCCAGATCGACCACCTCGATGCGCCAGCCGGCGAAAACGAAGGCGTCGCCGACGTTGGGCAGTACGCTGAACTGTTGCAGCACGAGGCCCGCCACCGTGTTGTAGCGATGCGGCGGCAGCTCGACGCCGAGCAGTTCGCCGAATTCGTCGACCGGCATCCAGCCGGAGATCAGGAGCGAGTCGTCGTCGCGCCTGATATAGGCCGGCTCGGGAGGCCCTTCCTCGGAATGGAAGGCGCCGACGATGGACTCGAGGATGTCAGCGGCGGTCACCATGCCTTCGAAGGCGCCGTATTCGTCGTAGACCAAACCGACGTGAACGGGGGCGGCCTTCAGGATGGCCAGCACGTCGCGGGCATCTGCCGACGCCGGAATGCCGGGCGCCTCGCGCACGAGCGCGCGCAGATCCGGTGTGCGCTCGTTCATATAGGCGACCAGCAGGTCCTTGGCCTGGAGCACGCCGATCGGCTTGTCGCGGTCGCCGTCCGAGACGGGAAAGCGCGAATGCGGGCTCTTCGCGATGATCTCCTGAATGGTCCGCGAATCGTCGTTCAGGTCGATCTCGTCGACCTCGGTGCGCGGCGTCATGACCGCGCCGACCGGCCGGTCGCCGAGCCGCATCACGCCGGCGATCATCTCCCTCTCGCCGGGTTCGAGCACGCCTGCGTTCTCGGCCTCGCTGACGAGGTGATGGATCTCGTCCTCCGAGACCTTCTCCTCGGCCCTGCCGCCGCGGCCGAGCAGCGTGAGGATCAGCCTGCCCGAGAGATCGAGCAGGAACACGAGCGGCAGCGAGATTCGCGCCAGCAGATGCATCGCTGGCGCGACTCTCACCGCGATGCTCTCGGGGTCGCGCAACGCCACCTGTTTCGGCACCAGCTCGCCGACGATCAGCGTGGCGTAGGTGATGAGCGTGACGACGATGCCGACGCCGACGATGTCGGCAATGCCCTTGGACATGCCAAGCTCGAGCAGCCATTGCGTCAGCCGCTGCCCGAGCGTCGCGCCCGAGAATGCGCCGGAGAGCACGCCGACCAGCGTGATGCCGATCTGCACCGTCGAGAGGAACTTGCCTGGATCGGCCGCCAGCGTCAGCGCCCGATCGGCGCCGCGGACGCCCTTGGCGGCGAGCAGCGACAGCCGCGCCGGGCGAGACGACACCACGGCCAGCTCGGACATGGACAGCAAGCCGTTGATGACGATCAGGACGACGACGATAATCAGTTCGACGGAGAGCATTGATGTTCCGAGAATAAGCGAGTGTGGCCGGGCGCGGCACGGGGCTTGATATAGGTATCCCGGTGAGAAAATGCCGGTCATTGTGTCGCGTTCCGCTGCCGCGGGGGAAGCTGGCAGTGGACGAGGTTCGGCGAGGCCGGCGACGAGGTGGCCCCGCGGAACTACGGATTGTTGCTTAACGGGCTCTTAGTGGCCGCGAGCTAGGTTCCTGACATTTGCAGAATGTATTCGGGGACCAGAATGCGGATCGGAAAGCTTTTCGCGCTGTCGATGCTGACGGTGACGGTTTTTGCAGTCATTCTCGGCGCCGAGGTGCTCATACCGCAGACGCGCATCTTCACGAACCGTTCCGACGCGATCAAGACGGTCGACGCCTTCGGTGCGACCCTGATGGTCAGCCAGCAGGTCGCAGGCCTTCGCGCTCCCTATATCGGACCGATCTTCCAGGAAGCCGCTGCCACACAGGCACAGATCGACGCTGCCACCAAGGCCGCGAAAGCCGCCGATGCCGCATTTGAAGGCGCAAGGCGCGCCATCATGGTGCTCGATGACGGCGCAGCGATGGCCGAGAACCTCGATCGCGCGGCGCGGCGGCTGAAGGAAATCTACACGGCGGCCGATCGCGCGATGGGCGTTCCCCTGGCGGCACGCGACAGTGCTGTGATCAAGGGCTTTCTGCCCGGTGTCGCCGAGGTCATCGGCAACATCGAACCGGTCATGAACTGGCTCGAGGCGAAGGGCATCAGTGCCGATTCCTCGCTTGCGGCGCTGCTGAGCCTGGCGCGAACGGCGCAGGATCTGCGCGTCTCCGCGGGTAACCGTGCCGCCACGCTGTCACCGGCACTGAGCGCACGCCGCCCGCTCACGACGGCCGAATTCGCGCTGATGGATCGCATGCAAGGTCGTGTCGAGGCCGACCGCGAGCGCATCGAGGCCGGCATCGACCAGCTCGGAAACCCTCCTCGTATCGCCACCGCGCTGAAGGCGGCAACCGAATCGTATTTCGGAAAGGCAGCGGCCGCAGTAGACAAGGAGATGCCCGCGGCCCGGGGTGACGGCAAGTACGGTATCAACGCCGACGAGCTGGCGAAGGTCATCGTGCCCGCGATCCAGATGTTCTATGGCGTGCGCGACGCCGCGCTGGCGGAAGCGGCCGAGCGCGCTTCGGCCGCGCGTGACGCCGCGCTGGCCATGCTCGCCCTTGCGGGCGTTGCGGTGCTGGCATTGCTCGGGACGCTCGCCGGCGTGACCATCATGCTGCGCAGGCGCGTGGTGACGCCGCTTGCGAAGCTCGCGGACGTGATCGGAATGCTCGCGGCCGGACAGCATGAGGTCGAGATCCCCGCGACCGGCCGCAACGACGAGATCGGCCAGGTCGCAGCCTCGCTCCGGCATTTCAAGGATTCGCTCGCCGCCAAGAAGACCGCCGACGAGTCCGCCGCGGTCGAAGCCGAGGCGAAGCTTCGGCGCAGCCAGCGCATGGACCAGATCGCGCGCGAGTTCGAAGCCATGATCGGCGACGTGATCAACACCGTGTCGTCGGCATCCTCGGAGCTGGAAGTATCGGCGGGAACGCTG
This genomic stretch from Bradyrhizobium sp. CCGB12 harbors:
- a CDS encoding hemolysin family protein; translation: MLSVELIIVVVLIVINGLLSMSELAVVSSRPARLSLLAAKGVRGADRALTLAADPGKFLSTVQIGITLVGVLSGAFSGATLGQRLTQWLLELGMSKGIADIVGVGIVVTLITYATLIVGELVPKQVALRDPESIAVRVAPAMHLLARISLPLVFLLDLSGRLILTLLGRGGRAEEKVSEDEIHHLVSEAENAGVLEPGEREMIAGVMRLGDRPVGAVMTPRTEVDEIDLNDDSRTIQEIIAKSPHSRFPVSDGDRDKPIGVLQAKDLLVAYMNERTPDLRALVREAPGIPASADARDVLAILKAAPVHVGLVYDEYGAFEGMVTAADILESIVGAFHSEEGPPEPAYIRRDDDSLLISGWMPVDEFGELLGVELPPHRYNTVAGLVLQQFSVLPNVGDAFVFAGWRIEVVDLDGRRIDKILASRQGEQAAA
- a CDS encoding methyl-accepting chemotaxis protein; its protein translation is MRIGKLFALSMLTVTVFAVILGAEVLIPQTRIFTNRSDAIKTVDAFGATLMVSQQVAGLRAPYIGPIFQEAAATQAQIDAATKAAKAADAAFEGARRAIMVLDDGAAMAENLDRAARRLKEIYTAADRAMGVPLAARDSAVIKGFLPGVAEVIGNIEPVMNWLEAKGISADSSLAALLSLARTAQDLRVSAGNRAATLSPALSARRPLTTAEFALMDRMQGRVEADRERIEAGIDQLGNPPRIATALKAATESYFGKAAAAVDKEMPAARGDGKYGINADELAKVIVPAIQMFYGVRDAALAEAAERASAARDAALAMLALAGVAVLALLGTLAGVTIMLRRRVVTPLAKLADVIGMLAAGQHEVEIPATGRNDEIGQVAASLRHFKDSLAAKKTADESAAVEAEAKLRRSQRMDQIAREFEAMIGDVINTVSSASSELEVSAGTLTNTADQSEKVTATVAAASEQASTNVQTVAAAAEEMASSVDEISRQVQDSARIAGEAVQQAGRTNDYVGELAKAAGRIGDVVELISQIAGQTNLLALNATIEAARAGEAGRGFAVVASEVKALAEQTAKATGEISQQITGIQTATEDSVGAIKAIGDTISRMSEIASAIAAAVEEQGAATREISRNVQQAARGTQQVSASIVDVQRGASQTGSASANVLASARSLSGESSRLKVEVGKFLDAIRAA